The sequence CCGCAGCCTGCTGCGCCCGCTCTTCGACTGACGGTGATCGGGAGGGGCTCCGGTCCGCAGAGGCCGGACCCCCGCAGGGTCAGGGCGGTGGTGGGGGCAGGGCTGTGACGAGCTCGACCCGGGAGCGCACGCCCAGCTTGCGGTACACGCGGCTCAGCACCGCCTCGACCGTCTTGGGGCTCGCGAAGACCTCGGCGGCGATCTCGCGGTTGGTGCGGCCGGCGGCAGCCAGTGCGGCCACCCGCGCCTCCGTGGAC comes from Actinomycetes bacterium and encodes:
- a CDS encoding helix-turn-helix transcriptional regulator, which translates into the protein SVFEANPAPVWAERARDELRRVGLRPSAPDGLTSTEARVAALAAAGRTNREIAAEVFASPKTVEAVLSRVYRKLGVRSRVELVTALPPPPP